ACGGGGCACTTGCAGGGGAAGTAGTTCAGCTCCGACAGCTTCTTTGTGCCATAAACCGTAAGGTAGCGGTCGTCCTTGGCGTAGAGAGCGTAGGCAGCGGAGTCAAAGAGGTCGCAGCCAAGAGCAACGGCCATGGCAAAGAGCATTGGATGACCACACCCAAAGAGGTGGATGGGCTCAACTGGAAGAGCACTCCTGACCTCAAGAATCACCCTCGCCAGATCTCTGAAGCGATAAGCATCCATCAGCGGAACCACTGCACCAATGGGGTAGATGTCCCCACCAATCTTCCTTGCCTCGCCTGCAGCGAACCTCCTAAGGTCGGGGTGGGTGGAGCCCTGAACAGGAACAGCGAGAAGGTTCTCTGCCCCCTTCAAAAGCTCCTTAGCCTCTCTCTCCCTCTCAAGGGTGATTCTCAGATCAGATTCTGCGGTAGCATAATCAGCATCGGGCGGTGTGGGAATGTCGAGCGGGACGATGATGTCCGAGCCTATATGCCTCTGGAACTCCACAATCTCTGCATTTTTAATCTCAACATCGCCGTAAACCATGAGCTGGTAGCTCCCGCTGTCCGTCATTACGGGCATGTCTGTCTCAAGAATTCCGTGCACTCCCTTTTCCAGAGCCTCCTCCCTCATGCTCCTGTAGATGATGTAGGAGTTCGTAATCACGGCCTGCGCACCGAACTTTTTCATCTCCTCAGCTCTGATGAAGGGAATGTTTGGATTTATTACGGGCAGAATCGTGGGAGTCTCTATCCTGCCGTGGGGGGTCTCAATCCTGCAAATTCTGCCCATTGCATCCTTATCGAGAATCTCGAACCTCTGCATTGCTCTGAATAGGGGGTGGGGATATTAATACTTCCGCACCTCAAACTATATCTATCCTGCAGCCCTCAAAATTTCATGGTAATCTTGGTGGGCGGGACAAACGGGCTGATGGCTCTGAAAGTTGCGAAAATCTCCGGCCTCCCTCTCTGCTACTCCCACGTTGACCGCTATCCTGACGGAGAGAAGTACTTCCGCTTTGCCTCGAACATTGATGGGGAGGATGTTGTTATATTCAACTCCATGCATCCCAATCCTGACGAGATAATCTTCGAAACGCTCCTCATAGCTGAAACGGCCTACAGCAACGGAGCAAGGTCGGTTACATGCGTTTTTCCCTACTTTGCCTACGCGCGTAGTTTGGATACCGTAAAGGGGGAAGCTTTGCCCATCAAAACCGTCGTGAAGGTGCTGAAAGCAGCAGGTGTTAAGAAAATTATCACGGTTGACTTCCACCTTCAGGAGAACGTGTTTGGCGTTGAACATGTTGACCTCACCGGAATGGAGAAGCTGGCGGAATACTGCCTTGAGGAGTTCTCCGACAGTTTTACCGTCCTTGCCCCTGACGAGAAAGCGGCATTCTGGGCGGAGAAGTTTGCGGCCAAGGCCAACTGTGACGTTGTGGCTCTGAGAAAGATAAGAATAGATGCGGAGAACGTGATTATAGACGATTTAAGGACGGGAGTTGAGGGCGATGTTGTTATAGTCGACGACATAGTTTCCACCGGAGGAACTGTCTGCCAGGCTGCAAGAATAGCGAAAAGGGCTGGAGCAAGAAGAGTCTTTGTAGCATGCACCCACGCAATTCTTGCGAGAGATGCGATGATGAGAATCCTCGAATCCGGGATAGAGGATATCGTTTCCACCGACACCATACTTAGCCCGGTCAGCCACGTGAGCGTTGCTGATGTTATCGCCTCCGCGCTAAGTTAAGCTTATAAAACCCACCGCTTTAACACTAAAGCCATGATGCAGAACGAAAAGGTCAAGGTCTACTTCCTGACGGTCATCTTGAAAAGCCAATCTGGGACGCCTTAATTACCGCTGGATACAGGCTTGGAAAGACGGAGAGGGGATACCTCATTGACGTTGACCACCCCAAGCTGGTTTTTAAGCAGGTGAGACCGCAGATAATGCCCTTTTACATAGAAATGGGGAAAGGAGATGGAGGGATAACGGGAGAGGACATTCTGCAGAACTGGATGCTGAAGTCTAACCTGAAGAACGTTGAAATTCTGGAGGAGCTGCCGTTGAGACCGACAAAGCTCGTGGTGGCGATTTCGGAAGAAATATATCCAGACGTTTACACGATAGAGGATTTCAAGGAGAAAGTAGGGGACAGAGAGGTCTTCATAGCCTCCGAGTTCCCTGAAATTGCGAGAAAGTATGCTGAGAAGCACGGGCTGAATGCAATCGTCTTCGACCCCATAGGAAAGACCGAGGCCGCATTGCTCCCCCCAATGCCTGAGGCGGACCTGATTATCGAGATCACCGAGTTCGGAACGACTCTGAAGGAGAACATGTGCAGGATTATCGACTTGGTTATGGATAAAGTCCACTCGGTTTTCATCGTCAACAAAGAGTCGCTCAAGGATGAGGAGAAGAAGCAGGTGATGGAGAACCTCGTCACGGACCTCAAAGAGGTGATCGAGTCCAGAAACCTTGTGAGTTTCTACTTCAATGTTCCAAATGAGGACGACCTGAGAAGGATAATAGACTACCTAACCGAGAACGGCTTCGACCCCACCATCTCTCCTCTGGCCAAGGGTGGGGCGGCAGTGCACATCATCGTTGACAGAAGCCGTGTGAAGTTCCTGAAGCCGATAATAAGGGGCATGGGAGCCAAGAGAATTGCCACCTCCCCGGTGATAACTTCGGGGACTAATCGAGCAGCTCAACAAAAACCCTTTTATCTTCTTTCAGGTATCCAACGGGAATTCCCCTCTGCTTCGCCTTTCTTTTAAGCTCCTTGTCGTTGGTGATAAGAATGCACCCGTATTTTTCAGCGGCTTCAATTAAAGAGGGGTCCCCCTCGCTCTCCGTCTCCACAACTTCAAAGTGCTCAAGAAGCTTTAGAGCAAATCTCGCCGCTACTTTCTCCTTCCCCCTTAAGCTCATTTCGAGCTTCTCAAGCTCCCTTTTGACTGAGGCCGTTATCAGAAACCTGCTGAAGCCGAACTCCCTTAGCTGCCCAACTACGTCGGCCTTATTGAGGTATACGTACATCAGAACGTTGGTGTCTACTACCGCGCACCTCACCTTATTATTCCTGCCCCTATCAGCCTCCATCTGCTCCCTACTCTCCTGCTGATGGCAACTCTCGAACCCTTATCAGCACACACTGGCCTTCTGAGCTTCACCTCAACGATGTCATCCCTCGCTGATGTCACAACTCCCAGAGTTATTGCAGTCCCCACTGCGAGCATGAGGGGCTCGTTCATCTTTATCTTCTCGACCTCCATTTCTTCATCAAGCCCCACAACCCTTTCAAGGAGGTTCACTTCCATCGTAAAGCTCGTCAGCACGTCTGGCAAATTGCCCGGGTGGCCTACTACATTTCCCACGAGGGCGTCGCTCTTCGTAAGGGTAGGGTCGAGCTTCGTTGCTATACCCACAAGCCCTCCCGGTGTTGCCTCATCAACAAATCTTCCCGATGCCACAATGCTCTGAACCTCGGTAAAGAGAGGATTCCAGTTCCCCCTTTCATCCTTCACCCCGGGCCTGATTTCGATCTCATCGCCAACTCTTATCCTGCCTCTCGAAAGGCTCCCTCCGAGCACACCTCCGAGCAGCTTCTCGGGCGGAGTGCCTGGCTTGTTGACATCGAAGCTTCTTGCCACATGCATTAGCGGCGGGGAGTCAAGGTCCCTTTCAGGTGTTGGGATGGTTTCCTCGATAGCCTCGATGAGTGCGTCCATGTT
The nucleotide sequence above comes from Archaeoglobus fulgidus DSM 4304. Encoded proteins:
- the tgtA gene encoding tRNA guanosine(15) transglycosylase TgtA, translating into MQRFEILDKDAMGRICRIETPHGRIETPTILPVINPNIPFIRAEEMKKFGAQAVITNSYIIYRSMREEALEKGVHGILETDMPVMTDSGSYQLMVYGDVEIKNAEIVEFQRHIGSDIIVPLDIPTPPDADYATAESDLRITLEREREAKELLKGAENLLAVPVQGSTHPDLRRFAAGEARKIGGDIYPIGAVVPLMDAYRFRDLARVILEVRSALPVEPIHLFGCGHPMLFAMAVALGCDLFDSAAYALYAKDDRYLTVYGTKKLSELNYFPCKCPVCSNHDPEELRRMEKNERERLIAEHNLYVSFQEIETIKQAIKENSLFELVEKRVRAHPNMLAGWRQVKHYWELLEKADPKMKRKFLYTGIDSLYRPAVRRHVKAIKNVELPEEVLVSTDFGIYANIYLRPVFGPVPAEMLETYPAGHAEIPEEDVVEEEALKAASEALMELMNSHPEKRFKVYVSKVWMKHLQNLPPNGELNVLS
- a CDS encoding ribose-phosphate pyrophosphokinase; translated protein: MVILVGGTNGLMALKVAKISGLPLCYSHVDRYPDGEKYFRFASNIDGEDVVIFNSMHPNPDEIIFETLLIAETAYSNGARSVTCVFPYFAYARSLDTVKGEALPIKTVVKVLKAAGVKKIITVDFHLQENVFGVEHVDLTGMEKLAEYCLEEFSDSFTVLAPDEKAAFWAEKFAAKANCDVVALRKIRIDAENVIIDDLRTGVEGDVVIVDDIVSTGGTVCQAARIAKRAGARRVFVACTHAILARDAMMRILESGIEDIVSTDTILSPVSHVSVADVIASALS
- the vapC9 gene encoding type II toxin-antitoxin system toxin ribonuclease VapC9 — its product is MEADRGRNNKVRCAVVDTNVLMYVYLNKADVVGQLREFGFSRFLITASVKRELEKLEMSLRGKEKVAARFALKLLEHFEVVETESEGDPSLIEAAEKYGCILITNDKELKRKAKQRGIPVGYLKEDKRVFVELLD
- a CDS encoding translation initiation factor IF-2 subunit gamma, which translates into the protein MSEVPLPEVNIGLVGHVDHGKTTLVAALSGVWTDRHSEELKRGISIKLGYADATFRKCPECEPPEAYTVEEICPIHGVETEILRTVSFVDSPGHEMLMATMLSGAAIMDGAVLVIAANEKCPRPQTKEHLMALQIIGIDKIVIAQNKIDIVSRERVLENYQEIKEFVKGTVAENAPIIPISAQQKVNMDALIEAIEETIPTPERDLDSPPLMHVARSFDVNKPGTPPEKLLGGVLGGSLSRGRIRVGDEIEIRPGVKDERGNWNPLFTEVQSIVASGRFVDEATPGGLVGIATKLDPTLTKSDALVGNVVGHPGNLPDVLTSFTMEVNLLERVVGLDEEMEVEKIKMNEPLMLAVGTAITLGVVTSARDDIVEVKLRRPVCADKGSRVAISRRVGSRWRLIGAGIIR